A genomic stretch from Anaerobacillus sp. CMMVII includes:
- a CDS encoding V4R domain-containing protein: MNLFTFDDMKKTKRSSLGNDVPIELFRSVRLIGMYQGLPMKGKSTTLVVGRKIGESMQVSSLEEALQLFEELKIGIPRVIENNGNEMHIAIEDCFCEGLPVHEGNLVCDLEGAILEGALSSIYKGKVHVREVKCNVNGDKDCEYKIRFT, encoded by the coding sequence ATGAATTTATTTACTTTTGATGATATGAAAAAAACAAAACGGAGCTCACTAGGAAACGATGTGCCTATAGAACTATTTCGTTCAGTTAGATTGATCGGGATGTATCAAGGCCTTCCTATGAAAGGAAAAAGTACTACCTTAGTCGTTGGTCGAAAAATTGGAGAGAGTATGCAAGTTAGTTCCCTTGAAGAAGCTTTGCAATTATTTGAGGAATTGAAAATCGGAATTCCTCGTGTCATAGAAAATAACGGAAACGAAATGCACATTGCGATTGAAGACTGCTTTTGTGAAGGTTTGCCTGTCCATGAAGGGAACCTTGTTTGTGATTTAGAGGGAGCGATATTGGAAGGAGCGCTTTCTAGTATTTATAAAGGGAAAGTCCATGTTCGCGAGGTCAAATGCAACGTAAATGGAGATAAAGATTGCGAGTATAAAATTAGGTTTACATAA
- a CDS encoding IS4 family transposase — protein MNNKSIGREMLICQCLSLLPTEDFDCPLIDYGNYKLSTKSLLRIFVSAQLDKWSSYAHMEEKLRAYPKLCKELDIKDISGSQLSRRINDLPTEWVQKIFAKVVQKIKQLTDTCKGLPSGIGKLSIVDSTEIKLPERLCDWAYISKDYNAVKMHTRLSVVSPNVAFPDKILPSTGTVSDSESSDALIEENDTTYVMDRAYPSKKNLMDWQKREISFVVRIKKNLRLYTLQEFKPTHPSVIHDAKVLYGLSEIPIRYIEFLDEKGRSYRILTTRFDLTDLQVMEIYRNRWIIELFFKWIKQHLKLTKIWSTKPQGIWNQMFLALIAFGLSLIIKLQSGSTKTPWEFFRLLQTFLFHTVSSFYKELHRKKKRKSKGRQKVPIPLPKVMPSFGTVAMVKEKIKN, from the coding sequence ATGAATAATAAAAGTATAGGACGGGAAATGCTCATTTGTCAATGCTTATCACTACTGCCAACTGAGGATTTTGATTGCCCCTTGATAGATTACGGAAACTATAAGCTTTCTACAAAATCTTTATTGAGAATTTTCGTATCAGCACAGTTAGATAAATGGAGTTCATATGCCCATATGGAAGAAAAGTTAAGAGCTTACCCAAAATTGTGTAAGGAATTAGATATTAAGGATATTAGCGGATCTCAGCTAAGCCGACGTATTAATGATCTGCCGACAGAATGGGTTCAAAAAATATTCGCCAAAGTGGTTCAAAAAATTAAACAATTAACTGACACATGCAAAGGGCTACCAAGTGGTATTGGGAAATTGAGCATTGTTGATTCAACTGAAATCAAGTTACCTGAACGTTTATGCGATTGGGCATACATATCGAAAGATTATAACGCAGTCAAAATGCACACTAGGCTATCTGTTGTTTCTCCAAACGTGGCTTTTCCAGACAAAATCCTGCCTTCGACAGGTACAGTAAGTGACTCTGAAAGTTCTGATGCGCTAATTGAAGAAAATGATACCACCTATGTAATGGATCGAGCTTATCCATCAAAAAAGAACTTAATGGACTGGCAGAAAAGAGAGATTTCCTTTGTCGTTCGTATAAAAAAGAATCTTAGATTATATACATTACAGGAATTTAAGCCAACTCATCCGTCTGTCATTCATGATGCAAAAGTTTTATATGGTTTATCTGAAATACCGATAAGGTATATTGAATTTTTAGATGAGAAAGGTAGGTCTTATAGGATTTTAACAACAAGATTTGATCTAACAGACCTACAAGTAATGGAAATTTACCGTAATCGTTGGATTATCGAATTATTCTTTAAGTGGATTAAACAGCATCTGAAACTAACAAAAATCTGGAGTACGAAACCACAAGGTATTTGGAATCAGATGTTTCTTGCTCTAATCGCATTTGGATTATCTCTAATTATAAAGCTTCAGTCTGGATCAACAAAAACGCCATGGGAATTCTTTCGCCTTTTACAAACCTTCCTTTTTCACACAGTCAGTTCTTTTTATAAAGAGCTGCATCGAAAAAAGAAAAGAAAGTCAAAAGGAAGACAAAAAGTACCTATTCCATTACCGAAGGTTATGCCCAGCTTTGGAACAGTCGCCATGGTTAAAGAAAAAATAAAGAATTAA
- a CDS encoding phosphoglycerate dehydrogenase, whose translation MSTLALDKVRKIKTLNQIAESGLDVLKKGNFAIDNEGEDPDAIIVRSFNMHSLELNQELKAIARAGAGVNNIPVENCTERGIVVFNTPGANANAVKELVLTTLIASSRNLFDGVAWAKTLEPEGSQIPKLVEAGKKQFVGKEVRGKTLGVIGLGAIGALVANDALNLDMEVIGFDPFISVDTAWNLSRNVHRAMTIEQLFANSDFITVHVPLTLDTKEMFNAAAFQLMKPDVHILNFSRDGLVNEEDMAAALASGKVGKYITDFPNENVLKMKNVIPIPHLGASTQESEENCAIMAARQVKEFLETGNIKNSVNFPHVSLPYTGKRRVAAFHKNVPNMVGQITSAISNYELNIADMINRSRGDFAYTMIDIDNEVDNEILPNLETKIKQIEGMVRVRFI comes from the coding sequence ATGAGCACACTAGCGTTAGATAAAGTCCGTAAAATTAAAACATTAAACCAAATTGCAGAAAGTGGGCTTGATGTATTAAAAAAGGGGAATTTCGCAATCGACAACGAAGGTGAAGATCCAGATGCGATTATTGTTCGTAGTTTTAACATGCATTCTTTAGAATTGAACCAAGAATTAAAGGCCATAGCGAGAGCGGGTGCTGGTGTTAATAATATACCTGTTGAGAACTGCACGGAACGAGGCATAGTTGTATTCAATACTCCTGGTGCCAATGCCAATGCAGTGAAAGAATTAGTGTTAACGACATTAATCGCATCTTCTAGGAATCTTTTTGACGGTGTCGCTTGGGCAAAGACGTTAGAGCCGGAAGGAAGCCAAATTCCCAAGCTAGTGGAGGCTGGTAAGAAACAGTTTGTCGGAAAAGAAGTAAGAGGAAAAACTCTTGGTGTGATTGGATTAGGAGCCATTGGTGCGCTTGTAGCAAATGATGCACTTAATTTAGATATGGAAGTCATCGGTTTCGACCCGTTTATTTCCGTTGATACAGCTTGGAATTTGTCTCGTAATGTTCATCGTGCAATGACAATAGAACAATTGTTTGCTAACTCTGATTTTATTACGGTACACGTTCCGTTAACTCTTGATACAAAAGAAATGTTTAATGCAGCAGCATTTCAATTGATGAAACCTGATGTTCATATTTTGAATTTCTCTCGGGATGGACTTGTAAATGAAGAGGATATGGCAGCTGCACTTGCTTCAGGAAAAGTTGGTAAATATATTACAGATTTCCCTAATGAAAATGTCTTAAAAATGAAAAATGTTATTCCTATCCCACATCTTGGTGCATCTACGCAAGAGTCTGAAGAAAACTGTGCGATTATGGCAGCCCGTCAGGTAAAAGAATTCCTTGAAACTGGTAATATTAAAAACTCAGTTAACTTTCCTCACGTGTCGCTACCTTATACAGGTAAACGTCGTGTGGCAGCATTTCATAAAAATGTTCCAAATATGGTTGGTCAGATTACTTCGGCTATCTCGAACTATGAGTTAAATATTGCTGACATGATAAACAGAAGTCGTGGCGACTTCGCTTATACAATGATTGACATTGATAATGAGGTTGATAACGAAATCCTTCCTAATTTAGAAACGAAAATCAAGCAAATCGAAGGAATGGTCCGCGTTCGTTTTATTTAA